A single Asterias rubens chromosome 13, eAstRub1.3, whole genome shotgun sequence DNA region contains:
- the LOC117298702 gene encoding kappa-type opioid receptor-like, translating into MAYETSPIFVIQTIVGIIGLFGNCLVCIVIWRTPAMHTTTNAFIFNQATVDFLGSIFMLLSSVVPVPEILPSGTAGVILCRIWISNYFLWACYVTSSFNLVALTFERYLAIVYPFKFQKVCHRLGAIVVIVFVWVAGYSVALYAVEIYRFREGLCLRFFDPKLRVVGTMIPGFQYFFPVVSMLVAYIHITVELKRSARRLARIMGPSVAGDGTSAQVQESADESLLRARRNTFKTLLMVFIAYITCWTLNASILLAGSLGYPSADSSAHYIISVSLVAANSAVNPIIYAFKYKQFQIGLRKMFKMNNATVDAINPSTAITLA; encoded by the coding sequence ATGGCGTACGAAACTTCACCCATCTTCGTCATCCAGACCATTGTAGGCATCATCGGTTTGTTTGGAAACTGCTTGGTCTGCATTGTCATCTGGCGAACCCCGGCCATGCACACCACTACCAATGCATTCATCTTCAATCAAGCCACGGTGGACTTTCTCGGTTCCATCTTTATGTTACTGAGCAGTGTCGTTCCGGTTCCTGAGATCTTACCATCAGGAACGGCCGGAGTTATCCTCTGTCGAATCTGGATATCCAACTATTTCCTGTGGGCTTGCTACGTTACGTCGTCGTTCAACTTAGTGGCTCTAACCTTTGAGCGGTACCTGGCCATAGTCTACCCCTTCAAGTTCCAGAAAGTCTGCCACCGTCTCGGAGCGATCGTAGTCATCGTGTTTGTCTGGGTGGCCGGGTACTCCGTCGCACTCTACGCCGTAGAAATCTATCGTTTTCGAGAGGGTCTTTGCCTGCGCTTCTTTGACCCAAAACTCCGAGTTGTTGGGACCATGATACCGGGCTTTCAGTATTTCTTCCCCGTCGTCTCGATGCTCGTCGCCTACATCCACATCACCGTGGAGCTAAAGCGGAGCGCGCGACGGCTGGCTCGCATCATGGGTCCTAGCGTCGCGGGAGACGGCACGTCGGCTCAGGTGCAAGAGTCGGCCGACGAGTCCCTTCTACGAGCAAGACGAAACACTTTCAAGACGCTGCTCATGGTATTCATCGCGTACATCACTTGCTGGACGCTGAACGCTAGTATCCTCCTCGCCGGCTCCCTGGGTTACCCCTCAGCGGACTCGTCTGCTCACTACATCATCTCGGTGTCTCTCGTGGCGGCTAACTCAGCCGTCAATCCGATCATCTATGCCTTCAAGTATAAACAGTTTCAGATTGGACTGAGGAAGATGTTCAAGATGAACAACGCAACGGTGGACGCGATCAATCCATCCACTGCTATCACTTTGGCCTGA